One region of Permianibacter fluminis genomic DNA includes:
- a CDS encoding substrate-binding periplasmic protein, which produces MIRNHDSVPDEDDLFLMRVADKARCQIEVILSNHRVTLPRRMEMLRNGEIDLVIGASKVPEREAFGYFSLPYRTERIRVWARVADKTRVQGKTAPQLIDEGWRLIGPGQGWFGTYYEGLQKQPNKVIEFKQFSQGVRLLVGKRGDLLLGDEVWPSRLEAADQQALYQLPDLLHEDPVYILYSRKTVDESVVARMDVAIKALGIMPATSIEP; this is translated from the coding sequence GTGATTCGCAATCATGATTCCGTGCCGGACGAGGACGATCTGTTTTTGATGCGGGTAGCAGACAAGGCGCGTTGCCAGATTGAGGTCATCCTGTCCAATCATCGGGTGACGTTGCCGCGACGGATGGAGATGCTGCGCAACGGCGAGATTGATCTTGTGATCGGTGCGAGCAAGGTGCCTGAGCGGGAAGCGTTCGGCTATTTTTCCTTGCCGTACCGGACGGAGCGAATCCGGGTTTGGGCGCGGGTGGCGGACAAGACGCGGGTACAGGGTAAAACCGCACCGCAATTGATCGACGAGGGCTGGCGGTTGATTGGCCCGGGTCAAGGCTGGTTTGGCACGTATTACGAAGGACTGCAGAAACAGCCGAACAAGGTGATCGAATTCAAGCAGTTCAGTCAGGGCGTACGCTTGCTGGTCGGCAAGCGCGGCGATTTGCTATTGGGTGATGAAGTGTGGCCGTCACGGCTGGAGGCGGCGGACCAGCAGGCGCTGTATCAGTTGCCGGATTTGTTGCATGAAGACCCGGTTTACATCCTGTATTCGCGCAAGACCGTTGATGAGTCCGTGGTGGCACGGATGGATGTCGCCATCAAGGCCTTGGGCATTATGCCAGCAACGTCAATAGAACCTTGA
- the ihfA gene encoding integration host factor subunit alpha: MALTKAEMAERLYEELGLNKREAKELVEAFFEELRGALERGEQVKLSGFGNFELRDKNQRPGRNPKTGREIPISARRVVTFRPGQKLKARVEAYAGSEQQ; encoded by the coding sequence ATGGCACTGACCAAGGCAGAGATGGCCGAGCGGTTGTATGAAGAGCTCGGCCTGAACAAGCGGGAAGCCAAGGAGCTCGTCGAAGCCTTCTTCGAAGAGCTGCGAGGGGCGCTTGAGCGCGGTGAGCAGGTCAAACTCTCCGGCTTCGGCAACTTTGAATTGCGCGACAAGAACCAGCGGCCGGGGCGTAACCCCAAGACTGGTCGGGAAATCCCGATCAGCGCCCGCCGGGTGGTCACTTTCCGGCCGGGCCAAAAGCTCAAGGCCCGAGTAGAAGCGTATGCTGGAAGCGAGCAACAATAA
- a CDS encoding MerR family transcriptional regulator: protein MLEASNNNEFLPIPAKRYFTIGEVAELCLVKPHVLRYWEQEFPQLSPVKRRGNRRYYQREDVVLIRQIRSLLYEQGYTIGGARQQLTNEKAGDDKPEADTIQRVIEDLEQLLIILKK, encoded by the coding sequence ATGCTGGAAGCGAGCAACAATAACGAATTCCTGCCCATCCCGGCCAAGCGCTACTTCACCATCGGTGAGGTCGCTGAGCTGTGCCTGGTCAAGCCGCACGTGCTCCGCTACTGGGAGCAGGAATTCCCCCAGCTGTCACCGGTCAAGCGCCGCGGCAACCGCCGTTATTACCAGCGCGAAGACGTCGTGCTCATCCGGCAAATCCGTTCGCTGCTCTACGAGCAGGGCTACACCATCGGCGGTGCCCGCCAGCAACTGACCAATGAAAAAGCCGGCGACGACAAACCCGAAGCTGACACCATCCAGCGGGTGATCGAAGATCTCGAACAGTTGCTGATCATCCTGAAGAAATAA